The Christiangramia flava JLT2011 genome has a segment encoding these proteins:
- a CDS encoding NAD(P)H-dependent oxidoreductase — protein MDLELKTKPEYLESLQWRYATKKFDSSKKLSEDDLNELLESIRLSASSYGLQPYEVLVITDEDIREKLKAAAWNQSQVAEASHLIVFANYAKITEEHVDAYMENIAETRNVSRGDLQGLEDMIKSTTLSRPQEDLQVWGSKQTYIALGNLLSAAANMRIDTCPMEGFDNAKFDEILNLKEKNLQSSVIIPVGYRSEDDSYQDLEKVRKSKSDLFHFV, from the coding sequence ATGGACTTAGAACTTAAAACAAAACCGGAATACCTGGAAAGTTTACAGTGGCGTTATGCTACCAAAAAATTTGACAGTTCCAAAAAATTATCTGAAGACGACCTGAATGAATTACTGGAAAGCATTCGCCTTTCAGCTTCTTCATACGGTCTGCAACCTTACGAAGTTTTGGTGATTACTGATGAGGACATCAGGGAAAAGCTAAAGGCGGCTGCTTGGAACCAATCTCAGGTAGCTGAAGCTTCTCACCTCATCGTCTTTGCCAATTACGCAAAAATCACGGAAGAGCACGTAGATGCTTATATGGAAAATATTGCCGAAACACGCAATGTTTCTCGCGGGGATTTACAAGGCCTGGAAGATATGATCAAATCTACCACCCTGTCACGTCCTCAGGAAGACCTACAGGTTTGGGGATCTAAACAAACCTACATCGCTCTCGGAAATTTGTTAAGCGCTGCTGCAAATATGCGAATTGACACCTGCCCAATGGAAGGTTTCGATAATGCGAAATTTGACGAAATCCTAAATCTTAAGGAAAAGAATCTTCAGTCGTCCGTAATTATCCCGGTAGGATACCGCAGCGAAGACGATTCTTACCAGGACCTGGAAAAAGTTCGAAAAAGTAAATCAGATTTATTTCATTTTGTATAA
- a CDS encoding YceI family protein, with translation MKNKFLKGTIASVIVLTTVAFTTEKKTVNVAESQVNWKGEKVTGSHYGNIQLKSGYFTMEDEKITGGEFVMDMTSINVTDLEGESKQKLEGHLKSEDFFGVEKYPTAKLVITSAAKKSEGVYGIVGNLTIKEDTHPVTFDLTMNGDAASTKLTIDRSKYNVRYGSGSFFDNLGDKTIYDNFDLEVDLKF, from the coding sequence ATGAAAAATAAATTTTTAAAAGGCACTATCGCCTCTGTAATTGTGCTAACAACAGTAGCTTTTACTACTGAAAAGAAAACGGTAAACGTAGCTGAAAGCCAGGTAAACTGGAAAGGTGAAAAGGTAACCGGTTCTCACTACGGAAATATCCAGTTGAAAAGCGGTTATTTCACCATGGAAGACGAAAAGATCACCGGTGGTGAGTTTGTGATGGATATGACCAGCATCAATGTAACCGATCTTGAAGGGGAATCGAAGCAAAAACTGGAAGGACACTTAAAATCTGAAGACTTCTTCGGCGTGGAAAAATATCCAACCGCTAAATTGGTGATCACCAGTGCCGCCAAGAAAAGCGAAGGTGTGTATGGCATCGTAGGAAACTTAACGATCAAGGAAGATACGCATCCTGTGACCTTTGATCTGACCATGAACGGCGACGCCGCTTCTACAAAACTTACAATCGATCGTTCCAAATACAACGTGAGATATGGATCAGGCAGCTTCTTTGACAATCTTGGAGACAAGACGATTTATGACAATTTTGACCTGGAAGTTGATCTGAAATTCTAA
- a CDS encoding anthranilate synthase component I family protein, translating into MFKLKTTYKKILADTITPVSIYLKLRDKFPNSLLLESSDYHASDNSFSYICCNPIASIKIEKEKVTREFPDGSKTIQELQPGDSVPAIIQDFSRNFSTEDSDFKFIYNGLFGYIAYDAVRYFENVKVTKKEKDLQIPDIYYAVYQNIIAINHFKNEAYIFDHSYQGDSNIDQIEQLLKVKNFASYNFNRVQEPYSNLEDEEFMEMVNRAKGHCHRGDVFQLVLSRRFSQKFKGDEFNVYRALRNVNPSPYLFFFDYGDFKIFGSSPEAQLIVKDGQAEIHPIAGTFKRTGNDEKDAEIAKELAADQKENSEHVMLVDLARNDLSRNGSNVKVENYREIQFFSHVIHLVSKVTGTKDPEVDTPQIVADTFPAGTLSGAPKPMALRLIEEIENVNRSAYGGAIGFMDFNGNFNHAIVIRSFVSKNHELHYQAGAGIVSESKPENELQEVFNKLGALTKALEIAEEI; encoded by the coding sequence ATGTTCAAACTGAAAACAACTTATAAAAAAATCCTGGCAGATACCATTACACCGGTAAGCATCTACCTGAAATTGCGGGATAAATTTCCCAATTCGCTGCTGCTTGAAAGTAGTGATTATCATGCCAGCGACAACAGCTTCTCCTACATTTGCTGCAATCCCATCGCCTCCATCAAGATCGAGAAAGAAAAAGTGACCAGGGAGTTTCCAGATGGCAGCAAGACCATTCAGGAACTGCAACCGGGCGATTCGGTGCCCGCAATTATTCAGGATTTTTCCCGTAATTTCTCTACGGAAGATTCAGATTTTAAGTTTATCTATAATGGCCTTTTCGGCTACATCGCCTATGATGCGGTTCGCTACTTTGAGAACGTGAAGGTCACCAAGAAGGAAAAAGATCTTCAGATTCCTGATATTTATTACGCGGTCTACCAAAATATCATCGCCATCAACCACTTTAAAAATGAAGCCTATATTTTTGACCATTCTTATCAAGGCGATTCGAATATCGACCAGATCGAACAATTACTGAAAGTTAAAAATTTTGCATCCTATAATTTTAACCGCGTACAGGAACCATATTCCAATCTCGAAGATGAGGAATTCATGGAAATGGTGAACCGTGCGAAAGGTCACTGTCACCGTGGAGATGTATTTCAACTGGTGCTTTCCAGGCGATTTTCCCAAAAGTTTAAGGGCGATGAATTCAATGTGTACCGGGCTCTGAGAAATGTGAACCCATCACCGTATCTCTTCTTTTTTGACTATGGCGATTTTAAGATCTTCGGAAGTTCTCCCGAAGCGCAGCTGATCGTGAAAGATGGCCAGGCAGAAATTCACCCTATCGCCGGAACCTTCAAAAGAACCGGAAACGATGAGAAAGATGCGGAAATTGCCAAAGAATTGGCAGCCGATCAAAAAGAAAATTCAGAACACGTTATGCTGGTGGACCTGGCCCGGAATGACCTCAGCCGTAACGGCAGCAACGTGAAAGTGGAAAACTATCGCGAAATTCAGTTCTTTTCGCACGTGATCCACCTGGTTAGCAAGGTCACCGGAACCAAAGATCCTGAAGTTGACACGCCCCAGATTGTGGCCGATACCTTTCCCGCCGGAACCTTGAGCGGTGCTCCAAAACCCATGGCCCTTCGGCTTATTGAAGAGATCGAAAACGTGAATCGCAGCGCTTATGGCGGAGCCATTGGCTTTATGGACTTCAACGGAAATTTCAATCACGCCATCGTCATACGCTCATTCGTGAGCAAAAACCATGAATTGCATTACCAGGCCGGTGCGGGAATTGTTTCCGAATCCAAACCTGAAAACGAATTACAGGAAGTGTTTAATAAACTCGGAGCGCTTACGAAAGCCCTTGAAATTGCTGAAGAAATATGA
- a CDS encoding anthranilate synthase component II — protein sequence MKNRTKILVIDNYDSFVYNLVHYLEELDCEVTVKRNDRLSLEEVEDYDKILLSPGPGIPEEAGLLKPIIETYAPSKPIFGVCLGMQAIGEVFGGRLNNLDMVYHGVATKIDVCVDDEYLYKDLPQELQVGRYHSWVVDNQLPDVLQATSYDEKNEIMSLRHRDFDVRGVQFHPESVLTPEGKKMIQNWVAFEHSEKSETQVAQPTENK from the coding sequence ATGAAAAATAGAACGAAAATTCTGGTTATAGACAATTACGATTCCTTCGTTTACAACCTGGTGCACTACCTGGAAGAGCTGGATTGCGAGGTTACGGTAAAAAGAAACGACCGCCTGAGCCTTGAAGAAGTAGAGGATTACGATAAAATTCTACTATCTCCGGGCCCAGGAATTCCGGAAGAAGCCGGTCTACTGAAACCAATTATCGAAACTTATGCCCCCTCCAAACCCATTTTCGGCGTATGCCTTGGTATGCAGGCCATTGGGGAAGTTTTTGGCGGCCGTCTGAATAATCTGGATATGGTCTATCATGGAGTGGCCACAAAAATCGATGTGTGCGTGGACGATGAATACCTGTATAAAGACCTGCCGCAGGAATTACAGGTTGGGCGATATCACTCCTGGGTGGTAGACAATCAGTTACCCGATGTCCTCCAGGCAACCAGTTACGATGAGAAGAACGAGATCATGTCTTTGCGCCATCGCGATTTTGATGTTCGTGGAGTTCAGTTTCATCCGGAATCTGTCCTGACTCCGGAAGGCAAAAAAATGATCCAGAACTGGGTGGCTTTCGAACATTCGGAAAAATCTGAAACACAGGTCGCACAACCCACTGAAAACAAGTAA
- the trpD gene encoding anthranilate phosphoribosyltransferase: protein MKELLNRLISHETISAEEAKQAIINISEGHYSETQIAAFLTVYMMRSITIEELEGFRDALLELCIPVDLSEYEPVDLCGTGGDGKNTFNISTTASFVTAGAGVKVAKHGNYGVSSVSGSSNVMEHLGITFTNDTGFLKNCIEKANICILHAPLFHPAMKNVAPVRKSLAVKTFFNMLGPMVNPAFPKNQLVGVFSLELARMYAYLYQNTDKNYTILHALDGYDEISLTGDTKCIRNDAEQMLKAEDFGLQPLKEEEIAGGGSIESSAEILLNILSGKGTAPQEQVVCANAGMAIATSRNLGPKEGFELAKEAIRSGNALASFRKLQELSKNFQK, encoded by the coding sequence ATGAAAGAATTACTAAATAGGCTTATTTCACACGAAACCATTTCAGCGGAAGAAGCCAAACAGGCGATTATCAACATCTCCGAAGGTCACTATAGCGAAACCCAGATTGCGGCTTTTTTGACCGTTTACATGATGCGCAGCATTACCATCGAAGAATTGGAAGGTTTCCGGGATGCGTTACTGGAATTGTGTATTCCGGTAGACCTATCGGAATATGAACCGGTGGACCTTTGCGGTACCGGTGGAGATGGGAAAAATACCTTCAATATCTCCACAACCGCCTCTTTTGTGACTGCCGGAGCTGGAGTGAAGGTCGCAAAACATGGAAATTATGGGGTTTCTTCAGTTAGTGGAAGCTCCAACGTCATGGAACACCTGGGAATCACCTTTACAAACGATACCGGTTTCCTGAAAAATTGCATTGAAAAGGCCAATATTTGCATTTTGCACGCGCCTCTTTTCCACCCGGCAATGAAAAACGTTGCTCCGGTTAGAAAAAGCCTTGCTGTTAAAACATTTTTCAACATGCTCGGTCCTATGGTAAATCCTGCGTTTCCCAAAAATCAGCTGGTGGGAGTTTTCAGTCTCGAACTTGCCAGAATGTATGCGTATCTTTACCAAAATACCGATAAGAATTATACGATTTTGCATGCTTTGGACGGTTATGATGAAATTTCCCTCACGGGTGACACCAAATGCATCCGCAACGATGCAGAACAGATGCTGAAAGCGGAAGATTTTGGACTACAACCTCTAAAGGAAGAGGAAATAGCCGGTGGCGGATCTATTGAAAGTTCTGCAGAAATTTTGCTGAATATCCTTTCCGGAAAAGGCACAGCCCCACAAGAACAGGTGGTTTGCGCCAATGCCGGGATGGCTATTGCAACTTCCAGGAATCTGGGTCCAAAAGAAGGTTTTGAACTGGCCAAAGAAGCTATTAGATCAGGAAATGCGCTGGCCAGTTTTAGGAAATTACAGGAACTCAGCAAAAACTTTCAGAAATAA
- the trpC gene encoding indole-3-glycerol phosphate synthase TrpC, with the protein MNILDRIIADKRREVSLKKQLIPTEQLEKSVLFNRQGQSLSARLRQASFGIIAEHKRRSPSKSVINQSLSVENVVSSYEKAGAAGISVLTDAKYFGGSLDDLLLARASVEIPILRKDFMIDEYQILEAKAHGADVILLIAAVLDKTELKTLSETARNLGLEVLLEIHNQEELNKSIHTEAEMIGINNRNLKTFEVDIENSIRLAKNLPDRFTKVAESGLSDTEVVKKLKSSGFDGFLIGETFMKTENPGGAIQSFLKDLD; encoded by the coding sequence ATGAATATTCTTGACAGGATCATCGCTGATAAACGCCGGGAAGTTTCGCTTAAGAAACAGTTGATCCCAACCGAGCAGCTGGAAAAATCGGTACTGTTTAATCGCCAGGGGCAATCGCTGTCTGCCAGGCTTAGACAGGCAAGCTTCGGCATTATTGCAGAGCATAAGCGCCGCTCTCCATCAAAATCGGTCATCAACCAGAGCCTGAGTGTGGAAAATGTGGTAAGTTCTTATGAAAAGGCCGGTGCCGCGGGAATCTCTGTGCTTACTGACGCTAAATACTTTGGCGGTTCGCTGGACGACCTGCTGCTGGCGAGAGCTTCCGTAGAAATACCTATTCTTCGGAAGGACTTTATGATCGACGAATACCAGATCCTGGAAGCCAAAGCCCATGGCGCTGACGTCATTCTGTTGATTGCCGCCGTACTCGATAAAACGGAATTAAAAACACTTTCAGAAACGGCTAGAAACCTGGGACTGGAGGTGCTTTTGGAAATCCACAACCAGGAAGAGCTGAATAAATCAATCCATACCGAGGCTGAAATGATAGGCATCAATAATCGCAATCTGAAGACCTTCGAGGTGGATATTGAAAATTCGATCAGGCTGGCGAAAAATTTGCCAGATCGTTTCACGAAAGTTGCCGAAAGCGGCCTGAGCGACACCGAAGTTGTCAAAAAACTGAAGAGCAGCGGATTTGACGGATTTCTAATTGGGGAAACGTTTATGAAAACTGAAAATCCCGGCGGGGCGATCCAAAGCTTTTTAAAAGACTTAGATTAG
- a CDS encoding phosphoribosylanthranilate isomerase gives MNQENMEGKTLITPASGQSSGLSLKVCGMNQPGNMLQVAELQPDYMGFIFYDQSPRYFDGDMPAIPSEIKKTGVFVNASLEAILERVARYQLNAVQLHGEESAAFCKDLKIALQKTGNTPEMIKVFSVGPDFSFQVIKAYEGIVDYFLFDTKGALRGGNGEEFDWQILKNYPSNTPFFLSGGIGPEHAKQIADLKSHFYRIGKPGLLYAVDVNSKFELKPGLKKLKELREFKIQINS, from the coding sequence ATGAATCAAGAAAATATGGAAGGAAAAACCCTGATTACCCCGGCTTCGGGGCAGAGTTCCGGCCTAAGCCTCAAAGTATGCGGGATGAACCAGCCCGGAAACATGCTTCAGGTAGCGGAACTGCAGCCGGATTATATGGGCTTTATTTTCTACGACCAGTCACCCCGATATTTTGACGGCGATATGCCCGCAATTCCATCAGAAATCAAAAAAACCGGAGTATTTGTGAATGCTTCGCTGGAGGCTATCTTGGAAAGAGTAGCCCGTTACCAGCTAAATGCCGTACAGTTGCATGGAGAGGAATCGGCCGCATTCTGTAAGGACCTGAAGATCGCGCTTCAAAAAACAGGAAATACGCCTGAAATGATCAAAGTTTTCAGTGTGGGACCCGATTTCAGTTTCCAGGTTATCAAAGCTTACGAGGGCATTGTGGATTATTTTCTTTTTGATACGAAAGGAGCGCTTCGCGGTGGTAACGGGGAAGAATTTGACTGGCAAATCCTGAAGAATTATCCTTCCAACACCCCATTTTTTCTCAGCGGGGGAATTGGCCCGGAACACGCCAAACAGATCGCCGATCTCAAAAGCCACTTTTACCGCATCGGGAAACCCGGATTGCTCTACGCGGTTGATGTAAACAGTAAATTTGAGCTAAAACCCGGACTTAAAAAATTAAAAGAATTAAGAGAATTCAAAATACAGATCAATTCATGA
- the trpB gene encoding tryptophan synthase subunit beta: protein MSYQVDEKGYYGDFGGAYIPEMLYPNVEELRSKYLQVMQDEKFQEDFKNLLKDYVGRPTPLYFASRLSEKYQTKIYLKREDLCHTGAHKVNNTIGQILMAQHLGKKRIIAETGAGQHGVATATVCALMGMECIVYMGEIDIERQAPNVARMKMLGATVIPAKSGSKTLKDATNEAIRDWINNPVDTHYIIGSVVGPHPYPDMVARFQSVISEEIQKQLKEKEGTTDPDFVVACVGGGSNAAGAYYHYLDNPKVGIIAVEAAGKGVHSGESAATSALGKPGIIHGSKTLLMQTTDGQITEPYSISAGLDYPGVGPMHANLYQTGRGEFISITDEDAMKAGLELAKLEGIIPAIETSHALAIFEGRKFRKDDVVVVNLSGRGDKDLNTYIDFFNL, encoded by the coding sequence ATGAGCTACCAGGTAGACGAAAAAGGATATTATGGAGACTTTGGCGGGGCCTATATCCCGGAAATGCTCTATCCAAATGTGGAAGAGCTTCGCTCGAAATATCTGCAGGTGATGCAGGATGAAAAATTTCAGGAAGATTTTAAGAATTTACTGAAAGATTATGTGGGTCGCCCCACCCCACTCTATTTTGCCAGCAGGCTCAGCGAAAAATACCAGACCAAAATTTACCTGAAACGGGAGGATCTTTGCCATACCGGCGCTCATAAAGTGAACAACACTATTGGGCAGATCTTAATGGCACAACACCTTGGCAAGAAGCGGATTATCGCTGAAACCGGGGCCGGACAGCACGGGGTTGCTACCGCAACGGTTTGTGCCCTTATGGGTATGGAATGTATCGTATATATGGGCGAGATCGATATTGAAAGACAGGCGCCTAATGTCGCGCGAATGAAAATGCTCGGTGCTACTGTGATCCCGGCTAAATCTGGAAGCAAAACCCTGAAAGATGCCACCAACGAAGCGATCAGGGACTGGATCAACAACCCGGTGGACACGCATTACATTATCGGTTCAGTGGTGGGCCCACACCCGTACCCTGATATGGTCGCGCGTTTCCAAAGTGTGATTTCTGAAGAGATCCAAAAACAACTGAAAGAAAAAGAAGGAACGACAGATCCAGATTTTGTCGTGGCCTGCGTGGGCGGCGGAAGTAACGCGGCAGGTGCCTATTATCACTATCTCGATAATCCCAAGGTTGGAATCATCGCCGTAGAAGCAGCCGGAAAAGGGGTGCATTCGGGAGAAAGCGCGGCAACTTCGGCACTCGGTAAGCCCGGTATTATCCACGGAAGCAAAACCTTGCTAATGCAAACTACTGACGGGCAGATCACCGAACCTTACTCGATCTCAGCCGGGCTTGATTACCCGGGAGTAGGCCCGATGCATGCCAACCTTTACCAGACCGGCCGCGGAGAATTCATCAGCATCACTGATGAAGACGCGATGAAAGCAGGACTGGAACTGGCCAAACTGGAAGGTATTATTCCGGCGATCGAAACTTCGCACGCACTGGCTATTTTTGAAGGCCGGAAATTCCGGAAGGACGACGTGGTCGTGGTGAACCTCTCCGGGCGCGGCGATAAAGACCTCAACACGTATATCGATTTTTTCAACTTATAA
- the trpA gene encoding tryptophan synthase subunit alpha, whose translation MNRIQQKLQEDKKLLSIYFTAGFPEMNDTQKIITELAKNGVDFIEIGLPFSDPLADGPTIQQSSTQALRNGMTTEKLFEQLQDIRKSTDIPLIIMGYFNPMLQYGVEKFCKKCQECGIDGLIIPDLPVDVFHEAYQSLFEKYGLLNIFLITPQTSEDRIRYIDSVSNGFIYMVSSASVTGSTSGFGEDTRAYFRRIDGMNLKNPQIVGFGIKDEETFKQATEFAKGAIIGSAFIKHLEEHGTEKIAHFIHHVKPLT comes from the coding sequence ATGAACCGAATTCAGCAAAAACTTCAGGAAGACAAAAAATTGCTTTCGATCTATTTCACGGCGGGTTTTCCGGAAATGAACGATACCCAAAAGATCATCACGGAACTGGCCAAAAACGGAGTTGATTTTATTGAAATTGGCCTTCCCTTCAGTGATCCGCTGGCAGATGGCCCAACGATCCAGCAAAGTTCCACCCAGGCGCTTCGCAACGGCATGACCACGGAAAAACTTTTTGAACAACTTCAGGATATTCGCAAAAGCACAGACATCCCGTTGATCATCATGGGATATTTTAACCCGATGCTACAGTATGGAGTAGAGAAATTCTGCAAAAAATGTCAGGAATGTGGGATCGATGGCCTCATTATCCCAGATCTCCCGGTAGATGTTTTCCACGAAGCATACCAGTCGCTCTTTGAGAAATATGGATTGCTAAACATTTTTCTTATCACCCCTCAGACTTCGGAAGATCGCATTCGCTATATCGATTCAGTTTCCAACGGATTCATTTACATGGTGAGCAGCGCGAGCGTGACCGGTTCTACTTCCGGGTTTGGAGAAGATACTCGGGCTTACTTCCGAAGAATTGATGGGATGAATCTAAAGAATCCGCAAATTGTTGGTTTTGGGATCAAAGATGAAGAAACCTTTAAACAGGCAACCGAATTTGCCAAAGGAGCGATCATTGGTAGTGCTTTTATCAAACACCTGGAGGAACATGGCACCGAAAAGATTGCCCATTTCATCCATCATGTGAAACCTTTAACCTAA
- a CDS encoding 30S ribosomal protein THX, with protein sequence MGKGDKKTKRGKIAIGTSGKLRPKRKKFKVKPTTLAEQDRKELQ encoded by the coding sequence ATGGGCAAGGGTGATAAGAAAACAAAAAGAGGAAAAATTGCCATCGGCACCTCTGGAAAGCTTAGGCCGAAACGGAAGAAATTCAAAGTAAAGCCTACTACGCTGGCTGAGCAGGACCGAAAAGAACTGCAATAG
- a CDS encoding uracil-DNA glycosylase family protein, whose amino-acid sequence MEFFHHKHPYPPFIPENATKLIVGTLPPPRFTKRQFKPDDVDFCYGSRDGLLWIVLDRIFDLHLKFENTEEAILQRQQFLRNRGIGICDVVESSRREKIDASDLGMQKVELRDMVKILRKHPKIETLLFTGGNSKNGPEYFFRRYLRQNHPEIKLKLVSKEAPKIHQFVMDGRLINTVSLIAPSGTANIAVGSSALYKQMKKKDPNFNTIDFRVMQYREFF is encoded by the coding sequence TTGGAATTTTTTCATCACAAACATCCGTACCCGCCATTCATTCCGGAAAATGCCACGAAGTTGATCGTGGGGACGCTTCCGCCGCCAAGGTTTACCAAAAGGCAATTTAAGCCCGATGATGTAGACTTTTGCTATGGAAGCAGGGATGGCTTGCTATGGATCGTGCTGGATCGAATCTTCGATCTCCACCTGAAATTTGAAAATACCGAAGAAGCTATTTTACAGCGCCAACAGTTTTTAAGGAACAGGGGAATCGGCATTTGTGACGTGGTGGAAAGTAGCAGGCGTGAGAAGATCGACGCTTCCGATCTGGGTATGCAAAAAGTGGAATTGCGGGATATGGTGAAAATTCTTCGGAAACACCCAAAGATTGAAACCTTGCTATTTACTGGCGGAAATTCTAAAAACGGACCCGAATATTTTTTCCGCCGCTATCTTCGGCAAAATCACCCGGAGATCAAACTGAAACTGGTTTCAAAAGAAGCTCCGAAAATCCATCAGTTTGTAATGGATGGCCGGCTTATCAATACTGTAAGTCTTATCGCGCCTTCCGGAACGGCCAATATCGCCGTGGGCAGTTCCGCACTCTACAAACAAATGAAAAAGAAGGACCCCAACTTCAATACGATAGACTTCCGCGTCATGCAATACCGTGAATTCTTTTAA
- the yaaA gene encoding peroxide stress protein YaaA: MKIVVSPAKTLDYESKLPTTRGTQPQFLETTVKLNRKLGRQSKKEISKLMSISDKLADLNYTRYQEFQEEHDKKNSRPAMYAFNGDVYTGLDAYSIPTDKLDKLQDTLRILSGMYGILRPLDLIQPYRLEMGTDIGIERKKNLYEVWQKKVTDFLNNELKDDELFLNLASNEYFKAIDTSKLKVPVVSPVFKDYKNGKLKIISFYAKKARGSMVRYILDKNCQTLKDVKGFDYDDYRFSEEHTEKEHEPTFIR; the protein is encoded by the coding sequence ATGAAAATAGTCGTTTCTCCGGCCAAAACTCTTGATTACGAATCGAAATTGCCAACTACGCGTGGAACGCAGCCGCAATTTTTAGAGACAACCGTCAAACTGAACAGAAAACTTGGACGGCAAAGCAAAAAGGAAATTTCCAAACTAATGAGCATTAGTGATAAACTGGCTGATCTCAATTACACCCGTTACCAGGAATTTCAGGAAGAACACGACAAAAAGAATTCCCGCCCGGCGATGTACGCCTTCAATGGTGATGTATATACGGGCCTCGACGCCTACAGCATCCCAACTGATAAGTTAGACAAATTGCAGGATACCCTGCGAATTTTATCAGGAATGTACGGGATTCTAAGACCGCTGGACCTTATCCAGCCTTACCGACTGGAAATGGGAACGGATATCGGTATTGAGCGCAAAAAGAACCTGTACGAGGTCTGGCAAAAAAAGGTCACAGATTTTCTGAACAATGAGCTGAAAGACGATGAATTGTTCCTGAATCTCGCCAGTAATGAATACTTCAAAGCAATTGATACGTCAAAACTGAAGGTTCCCGTGGTCTCCCCAGTATTTAAGGATTACAAAAATGGCAAATTGAAGATCATCAGTTTCTATGCGAAAAAAGCCAGGGGCTCGATGGTACGTTATATCCTTGACAAAAACTGCCAAACGCTGAAGGATGTCAAAGGCTTTGATTATGATGATTACCGTTTTAGCGAGGAACATACCGAAAAGGAACACGAGCCAACCTTCATCAGGTAG
- a CDS encoding RluA family pseudouridine synthase, translating into MNSDRDQREDIDDEGEEDGNLYEHHKFTAEVGQKPLRVDKYLMNFIENATRNKIQKAAKSGNIYVNNETVKQNYKVKGGDVVQVMFEHPPYEYLLVPEDIPLDIVHEDEALLVVNKPAGMVVHPGHGNYSGTLINALVHHFENLPKNSSERPGLVHRIDKDTSGLLVIAKTEDAMAKLSKQFFDKTSEREYVAIVWGNVEEDEGTIEGNIGRNPKNRLQNIVYEGDDAENGKPAVTHFKVIERLGYVTLVSCRLETGRTHQIRVHMKHIGHTLFNDERYGGDRILKGTTFSKYKQFVENCFKILTRQALHAKTLGFTHPETGKWMSFNSELPEDMVQCIERWRNYAKNQIKEE; encoded by the coding sequence ATGAATTCAGATAGGGACCAGCGGGAAGACATCGACGACGAGGGGGAGGAAGACGGCAATCTCTATGAGCATCATAAATTCACTGCGGAAGTGGGCCAGAAACCGCTTCGGGTGGATAAATACCTTATGAATTTCATCGAAAATGCCACGCGTAACAAGATCCAAAAAGCAGCAAAAAGCGGGAATATTTATGTAAATAATGAAACCGTTAAGCAGAATTATAAAGTGAAAGGCGGCGATGTAGTGCAGGTGATGTTTGAGCATCCGCCGTACGAATATTTGCTCGTGCCGGAAGATATTCCGCTGGACATCGTTCATGAAGATGAGGCTTTACTGGTCGTGAACAAACCGGCCGGGATGGTGGTCCACCCGGGGCATGGTAATTACAGCGGTACGCTTATCAACGCCCTGGTGCATCATTTTGAGAACCTTCCGAAGAACAGCAGCGAACGGCCCGGACTGGTTCATCGTATCGATAAAGATACCAGCGGACTTCTGGTTATTGCGAAAACCGAAGACGCCATGGCCAAGTTGTCCAAACAGTTTTTTGATAAAACCAGCGAACGCGAATACGTCGCGATCGTATGGGGAAATGTGGAAGAAGATGAAGGCACCATTGAAGGCAATATTGGTCGAAATCCAAAAAATCGGCTTCAAAACATCGTTTATGAAGGTGATGACGCTGAAAATGGGAAACCTGCCGTAACACATTTTAAGGTTATAGAGCGACTGGGTTATGTGACGCTGGTGTCCTGTAGGCTGGAAACCGGTAGAACGCACCAGATCAGAGTTCATATGAAGCATATTGGGCATACGCTTTTCAACGATGAGCGCTATGGCGGAGACCGAATTCTGAAAGGAACCACGTTTTCCAAATACAAACAGTTCGTAGAGAATTGTTTTAAGATCTTAACAAGACAGGCGCTACACGCGAAAACTCTTGGTTTTACACACCCTGAAACCGGGAAGTGGATGAGCTTTAATTCTGAGCTGCCGGAAGATATGGTACAATGTATCGAACGCTGGCGGAATTATGCCAAGAACCAGATCAAAGAAGAGTAA